Proteins encoded in a region of the Streptomyces sp. NBC_00513 genome:
- a CDS encoding adenine phosphoribosyltransferase, with the protein MTACAPEVRELLLSRIKDVPDYPKPGVMFKDITPLLADPKAFAALTDALVDLAARYGATKIVGLEARGFILAAPVAVQAGIGFVPVRKAGKLPGATLSQSYELEYGTAEIEVHAEDLSAGDRVMVIDDVLATGGTADASLSLIRRAGAEVAGVAVLMELSFLPGRARLEPGLDGAPLDALIVV; encoded by the coding sequence ATGACCGCGTGCGCACCCGAGGTCCGCGAGCTGCTGCTCAGCCGGATCAAGGACGTCCCGGACTATCCGAAGCCGGGAGTGATGTTCAAGGACATCACCCCGCTGCTGGCCGACCCGAAGGCCTTCGCGGCCCTGACGGACGCGCTGGTGGACCTCGCGGCCCGGTACGGCGCGACGAAGATCGTCGGGCTGGAGGCGCGCGGATTCATCCTGGCGGCCCCGGTGGCCGTCCAGGCCGGGATCGGCTTCGTGCCCGTCCGCAAGGCCGGGAAGCTGCCCGGAGCGACGCTCTCGCAGTCGTACGAGCTGGAGTACGGGACCGCGGAGATCGAGGTCCACGCCGAGGACCTGTCGGCCGGTGACCGGGTCATGGTCATCGACGACGTCCTGGCGACCGGCGGCACGGCCGACGCCTCGCTCTCGCTGATCCGGCGCGCCGGCGCCGAGGTCGCCGGCGTGGCGGTCCTGATGGAACTGTCGTTCCTGCCGGGCCGCGCCCGGCTGGAGCCGGGCCTCGACGGCGCTCCGCTGGACGCGCTGATCGTGGTCTGA
- the secF gene encoding protein translocase subunit SecF — protein MSKLGDLGARLYRGEVGYDFVGKRFLWYGVSILITITAIVALAVQGLNMGIEFKGGAVFTTPKPAASVAQTTEIAEKASGHDAIVQELGTGGMRIQISGLDTAAAADVKKDLAAELKVPAGDINADLVGPSWGEQIANKAWTGLAIFMVLVVIYLAIAFEWRMAVAALVALIHDLTITVGVYALVGFEVTPGTVIGLLTILGYSLYDTVVVFDGLKEGSKDITKQTRYTFSEVANRSINGTLVRSINTTVVALLPVGALLFIGGGFLGAGMLNDISLSLFVGLAAGAYSSIFIATPLVVDLKEREPSMKALKKRVLAKRAAAAAKGESVDGGQASEGSPQVVAQGQAEGHGRRRR, from the coding sequence ATGTCGAAGCTGGGAGATCTCGGCGCCAGGCTGTACCGCGGTGAGGTCGGCTACGACTTCGTCGGCAAGCGTTTCCTCTGGTACGGCGTTTCCATCCTGATCACCATCACGGCGATCGTGGCCCTGGCCGTTCAGGGCCTCAACATGGGCATCGAATTCAAGGGCGGTGCCGTCTTCACCACCCCGAAGCCGGCCGCCTCCGTCGCCCAGACGACGGAGATCGCGGAGAAGGCCTCCGGGCACGACGCGATCGTCCAGGAGCTCGGCACCGGCGGCATGCGCATCCAGATCTCCGGTCTGGACACCGCCGCCGCCGCCGACGTGAAGAAGGACCTGGCGGCCGAGCTGAAGGTGCCGGCCGGCGACATCAACGCGGACCTGGTCGGCCCGAGCTGGGGCGAGCAGATCGCGAACAAGGCCTGGACCGGCCTCGCCATCTTCATGGTCCTCGTGGTGATCTACCTCGCCATCGCCTTCGAGTGGCGGATGGCGGTCGCCGCGCTGGTCGCGCTGATCCACGACCTCACCATCACCGTCGGGGTGTACGCGCTCGTCGGGTTCGAGGTCACGCCGGGCACCGTGATCGGTCTGCTCACGATCCTCGGTTACTCCCTCTACGACACCGTCGTCGTATTCGACGGTCTCAAGGAGGGGTCGAAGGACATCACCAAGCAGACCCGCTACACCTTCAGCGAGGTCGCCAACCGCAGCATCAACGGCACGTTGGTCCGCTCGATCAACACCACCGTCGTGGCGCTGCTCCCGGTCGGGGCCCTGCTCTTCATCGGCGGCGGCTTCCTGGGCGCGGGCATGCTCAACGACATCTCGCTGTCGCTGTTCGTCGGTCTCGCGGCCGGCGCGTACTCCTCGATCTTCATCGCGACCCCGCTGGTCGTGGACCTGAAGGAGCGCGAGCCGTCCATGAAGGCCCTCAAGAAGCGGGTGCTCGCGAAGCGGGCCGCCGCGGCGGCCAAGGGCGAGTCCGTCGACGGGGGCCAGGCCTCCGAGGGCTCCCCGCAGGTCGTGGCCCAGGGCCAGGCCGAGGGCCACGGACGGCGGCGCCGATGA
- the secD gene encoding protein translocase subunit SecD, with product MAAPKKGRRPTGAQGRPGRALAIILIAMVALTAGMFLSKQTTPRLGIDLAGGTSITLKAKSEPGKPDAINETNMNTAVGIIDRRVNGLGVSEAEVQTQGRDHIIVNIPKGVNEQQAREQVGTTAQLYFRPVLAFTPSEPATPNATPKPSGSPSAKPSGSPSAKPSASGSGAPKAQDGKPSATPSSSATSQGRALSEGLKAPSAPSPTPSASGSKKADDNKATTPATTPAPVPSGADAAVADLQAKFAALNCADPAQRAEAGKGAKPEDPMVACGDRGKWVLGPAAVNGQDIDKAKGEINPQTSEWIVTMQFTDKGADKFAKITGELATKQMPQNQFAIVLDGSVISDPSVSQALTGGSAEISGGGFNQESATDLGNMLSYGALPLSFQEDSVTTVTPALGGEQLKAGLIAGAIGLLLVVIYLLVYYRGLAFIAIVSLLVSAILTYTIMALLGKGIGFALNLPAVCGAIVAIGITADSFIVYFERIRDEIREGRTLRPAVERAWPRARRTILVSDFVSFLAAAVLFIVTVGKVQGFAFTLGLTTLLDVVVVFLFTKPIMTLMARTTFFSSGHPWSGLDPKRLGAKPPLRRSRTGTGAGAATVSAPVDSKEA from the coding sequence GTGGCAGCACCGAAGAAGGGCCGGCGGCCCACGGGGGCTCAGGGGAGGCCGGGGCGTGCCCTGGCGATCATCCTGATCGCGATGGTGGCGCTCACCGCGGGGATGTTCCTCTCCAAGCAGACGACTCCCCGACTGGGCATCGACCTCGCCGGTGGTACGAGCATCACGCTCAAGGCGAAGAGCGAGCCCGGCAAGCCGGACGCGATCAACGAGACCAACATGAACACCGCGGTCGGCATCATCGACCGCCGTGTCAACGGTCTCGGCGTGTCGGAGGCCGAGGTCCAGACGCAGGGCCGCGACCACATCATCGTGAACATCCCCAAGGGAGTGAACGAGCAGCAGGCGCGCGAGCAGGTCGGTACCACCGCCCAGCTCTACTTCCGCCCGGTCCTGGCATTCACCCCCAGTGAGCCGGCCACGCCCAACGCCACGCCGAAGCCGTCCGGCAGCCCGTCCGCGAAGCCCTCCGGCAGTCCGTCCGCGAAGCCCTCCGCGAGCGGTTCCGGCGCCCCCAAGGCCCAAGACGGCAAGCCGTCGGCCACCCCGTCGTCCAGCGCCACTTCCCAGGGCCGCGCGCTCAGCGAGGGCCTCAAGGCCCCGAGCGCCCCCTCTCCCACGCCGTCGGCGAGCGGGTCGAAGAAGGCAGACGACAACAAGGCCACCACCCCGGCCACCACCCCGGCACCGGTCCCGTCGGGCGCCGATGCCGCCGTGGCCGACCTGCAGGCCAAGTTCGCGGCGCTGAACTGCGCCGACCCGGCGCAGCGCGCCGAGGCCGGCAAGGGCGCCAAGCCCGAGGACCCGATGGTCGCCTGTGGCGACCGCGGCAAGTGGGTGCTCGGCCCGGCCGCCGTGAACGGTCAGGACATCGACAAGGCCAAGGGCGAGATCAACCCGCAGACCAGCGAGTGGATCGTCACGATGCAGTTCACCGACAAGGGCGCGGACAAGTTCGCCAAGATCACCGGTGAGCTCGCCACCAAGCAGATGCCGCAGAACCAGTTCGCGATCGTGCTCGACGGCTCGGTGATCTCCGACCCGTCCGTGAGCCAGGCGCTGACCGGCGGCAGCGCCGAGATCTCCGGTGGTGGTTTCAACCAGGAGTCCGCCACGGACCTGGGCAACATGCTCTCGTACGGCGCCCTGCCGCTCTCCTTCCAGGAGGACAGCGTCACCACCGTCACCCCCGCGCTCGGCGGCGAGCAGCTGAAGGCCGGTCTGATCGCCGGCGCCATCGGCCTGCTCCTCGTGGTGATCTACCTGCTGGTCTACTACCGGGGCCTGGCGTTCATCGCGATCGTCAGCCTCCTGGTGTCCGCGATCCTCACCTACACGATCATGGCGCTGCTCGGAAAGGGCATCGGGTTCGCGCTGAACCTGCCCGCCGTCTGTGGTGCCATCGTCGCGATCGGCATCACGGCGGACTCGTTCATCGTGTACTTCGAACGCATCCGTGACGAGATCCGTGAGGGACGCACCCTGCGCCCGGCCGTGGAGCGCGCCTGGCCGCGGGCCCGGCGCACCATCCTGGTCTCCGACTTCGTGTCGTTCCTCGCCGCCGCGGTGCTGTTCATCGTCACCGTCGGCAAGGTCCAGGGCTTCGCCTTCACGCTGGGTCTGACCACCCTGCTCGACGTGGTCGTGGTGTTCCTCTTCACCAAGCCGATCATGACCCTGATGGCCCGTACGACGTTCTTCTCCAGCGGCCACCCGTGGTCCGGGCTGGACCCGAAGCGGCTCGGCGCCAAGCCCCCGCTGCGCCGGTCCCGCACCGGTACCGGTGCGGGTGCCGCCACCGTGTCCGCCCCCGTCGACTCGAAGGAGGCGTGA
- the yajC gene encoding preprotein translocase subunit YajC — MNLVTLLPFIVLIGAMFLMTRSAKKKQQAAAQMRNEMTPGTGVRTIGGMYATVKEIGEDTVTLEVAPGVHAIYAKNSIGAVLEDAEYNRIVHGATDDLTIDTPVVPDDASSLTAGETPKTDLSKDEDEAPKLDLGKKDEPGDGPADEPKDGKTDGEAGAK; from the coding sequence GTGAATCTCGTGACACTCCTCCCGTTCATCGTGCTCATCGGGGCGATGTTCCTGATGACCCGCTCCGCCAAGAAGAAGCAGCAGGCGGCCGCGCAGATGCGCAACGAAATGACGCCCGGCACCGGGGTCCGCACCATCGGTGGCATGTACGCCACCGTGAAGGAGATCGGTGAGGACACCGTCACCCTCGAGGTGGCCCCCGGCGTCCACGCCATCTACGCGAAGAACTCCATCGGCGCCGTGCTGGAGGACGCCGAGTACAACCGCATCGTCCACGGCGCCACCGATGATCTGACCATCGACACGCCGGTCGTCCCGGACGACGCCTCCTCGCTGACCGCGGGCGAGACGCCGAAGACCGACCTGTCGAAGGACGAGGACGAGGCTCCCAAGCTCGACCTGGGCAAGAAGGACGAGCCCGGCGACGGGCCCGCCGACGAGCCGAAGGACGGCAAGACCGACGGCGAGGCCGGCGCGAAGTAG
- the ruvB gene encoding Holliday junction branch migration DNA helicase RuvB, with amino-acid sequence MNWDDETDAAETDRLVAAAAGGEDTAVEAALRPKDLGEFVGQEKVRRQLDLVLKAARQRGATADHVLLSGAPGLGKTTLSMIIAAEMGAPIRITSGPAIQHAGDLAAILSSLQEGEVLFLDEIHRMSRPAEEMLYMAMEDFRVDVIVGKGPGATAIPLELPPFTLVGATTRAGLLPPPLRDRFGFTGHMEFYVPEELERVIHRSARLLDVEIDTAGAAEIAGRSRGTPRIANRLLRRVRDYAQVRADGVINREVAGTALQLYEVDARGLDRLDRAVLEALLKLFGGGPVGLSTLAVAVGEERETVEEVAEPFLVREGLLARTPRGRVATPAAWAHLGLVPPQQGGSGSSGQQGLFRA; translated from the coding sequence GTGAACTGGGACGACGAGACCGACGCAGCCGAGACCGACCGTCTTGTCGCGGCGGCGGCCGGCGGCGAGGACACCGCCGTCGAGGCGGCCCTGAGGCCCAAGGACCTCGGAGAGTTCGTCGGCCAGGAGAAGGTCCGCCGGCAGCTCGACCTCGTCCTCAAGGCGGCCCGCCAGCGCGGGGCCACCGCCGATCACGTTCTGCTCTCGGGCGCGCCCGGCCTCGGCAAGACCACCCTCTCCATGATCATCGCCGCCGAGATGGGGGCACCCATCCGGATCACCTCCGGTCCCGCCATCCAGCACGCCGGCGACCTCGCCGCGATCCTGTCCTCCCTCCAGGAGGGCGAGGTCCTCTTCCTCGACGAGATCCACCGCATGTCCCGGCCCGCCGAGGAGATGCTGTACATGGCCATGGAGGACTTCCGCGTCGACGTGATCGTCGGCAAGGGCCCGGGCGCGACCGCCATCCCGCTGGAGCTGCCGCCCTTCACCCTCGTCGGTGCCACCACCCGGGCCGGACTGCTGCCCCCGCCGCTGCGCGACCGCTTCGGCTTCACCGGACACATGGAGTTCTACGTACCGGAGGAACTCGAACGGGTCATTCACCGCTCGGCCCGCCTCCTCGACGTGGAGATCGACACCGCCGGCGCCGCGGAGATCGCCGGCCGCTCCCGGGGCACGCCGCGCATCGCCAACCGGCTCCTGCGCCGAGTCCGGGACTACGCCCAGGTCAGGGCCGACGGAGTGATCAACCGCGAGGTGGCCGGCACCGCCCTCCAGTTGTACGAGGTGGACGCGCGGGGGCTCGACCGGCTCGACCGGGCCGTGCTGGAGGCCCTGCTCAAGCTGTTCGGCGGCGGACCCGTGGGCCTGTCCACCCTCGCCGTGGCCGTCGGGGAGGAGCGGGAGACCGTCGAGGAAGTCGCCGAGCCCTTCCTGGTGCGCGAAGGGCTGCTGGCACGGACGCCCAGGGGCCGGGTCGCGACCCCCGCCGCATGGGCCCACCTGGGGCTCGTACCGCCCCAGCAGGGCGGTAGTGGATCAAGCGGACAACAGGGGTTGTTCAGGGCCTGA
- the ruvA gene encoding Holliday junction branch migration protein RuvA — protein MIAFVSGQVAALAPTLAVIEVGGVGMAVHCTPNTVSGLRLGEPARLATSLVVREDSLTLYGFADDDERQVFELLQTASGVGPRLAQAMLGVHSPDALRLAVSTGDEKSLMAVPGIGKKGAQKLLLELKDKLGAPLGTSGLVGAQRAAAGGPAPWTEQLAAALIGLGYASREAEEAVSAVTPQAEDAIAAGGSAPVPQLLRAALQSLNRAR, from the coding sequence ATGATCGCCTTCGTCAGTGGCCAGGTCGCCGCCCTCGCCCCCACCCTCGCCGTGATCGAGGTCGGGGGCGTGGGCATGGCCGTGCACTGCACGCCGAACACCGTCTCCGGGCTCCGGCTGGGCGAACCCGCGCGGCTGGCGACCTCCCTGGTCGTACGGGAGGACTCGCTGACGCTGTACGGCTTCGCCGACGACGACGAGCGACAGGTCTTCGAGCTGTTGCAGACCGCCAGCGGGGTCGGGCCGAGGCTGGCCCAGGCCATGCTGGGCGTGCACAGCCCGGACGCGCTCCGGCTGGCCGTCTCCACGGGCGACGAGAAATCCCTGATGGCGGTGCCCGGCATCGGCAAGAAGGGGGCGCAGAAGCTGCTGCTGGAGCTCAAGGACAAGCTGGGCGCACCGCTGGGCACCAGCGGCCTGGTCGGGGCCCAGCGGGCCGCCGCCGGCGGACCCGCGCCGTGGACGGAGCAACTCGCGGCGGCGCTGATCGGGCTGGGGTACGCCTCGCGGGAGGCGGAGGAGGCGGTCTCGGCCGTCACCCCGCAGGCCGAGGACGCCATCGCCGCCGGCGGCTCGGCCCCCGTGCCGCAACTCCTGCGCGCCGCCCTCCAGTCCCTGAACCGGGCGCGCTGA
- the ruvC gene encoding crossover junction endodeoxyribonuclease RuvC, whose amino-acid sequence MRVLGVDPGLTRCGIGVVEGVAGRPLKMLGVGVVRTPADAEIGLRLVAIEQGIESWLDEHRPELVAVERVFSQHNVSTVMGTAQASAVAMLCAARRGLPVALHTPSEVKAAVTGSGRADKAQVGAMVTRLLRLDAPPKPADAADALALAICHIWRAPAQNRLQQAVALHAATAARGSAPVSARKGRTR is encoded by the coding sequence GTGCGAGTGCTCGGTGTGGACCCGGGGCTGACCCGCTGCGGTATCGGGGTGGTCGAGGGCGTCGCGGGTCGCCCGCTGAAGATGCTGGGCGTGGGGGTCGTACGGACGCCCGCCGATGCCGAGATCGGCTTGCGGCTCGTCGCCATCGAGCAGGGCATCGAAAGCTGGCTCGACGAACACCGCCCCGAACTCGTCGCGGTGGAAAGGGTGTTCAGCCAGCACAACGTCAGCACCGTCATGGGGACCGCGCAGGCCAGCGCGGTCGCCATGCTCTGCGCCGCCCGCCGCGGGCTGCCCGTCGCCCTGCACACCCCCAGTGAGGTCAAGGCCGCCGTCACCGGCAGCGGTCGCGCCGACAAGGCACAGGTGGGAGCCATGGTCACCCGCCTGCTGCGGCTCGACGCGCCGCCGAAACCGGCCGACGCCGCCGACGCCCTGGCCCTCGCCATCTGCCACATCTGGCGGGCCCCCGCCCAGAACCGCCTCCAGCAGGCGGTCGCCCTGCACGCCGCGACCGCCGCGCGCGGCTCCGCCCCCGTCTCCGCCCGGAAAGGCCGTACCCGATGA